In Papaver somniferum cultivar HN1 chromosome 1, ASM357369v1, whole genome shotgun sequence, a genomic segment contains:
- the LOC113353866 gene encoding LOB domain-containing protein 2-like codes for MDEKNDVIKANNNPRQACAACKHQRKKCSQNCILSPFFPPEKKEKFQAVHKLFGVSNISKLLKGLHTLDERKRAIDSLIWEAEARERDPIEGGFGAFKKINVELISLTNHVRISNQPGLPKIGTNTISSDSKALMSWENSANNGYAYGAYGNVSNVANNNYIPSNGRYNNINTNGYKEAERAFGYQGFSVLPHEQFHRQYFQSDQQNGVVNEKSDDSQSLVQEVMKDDPIL; via the exons ATGGATGAGAAAAACGACGTGATTAAGGCTAATAATAATCCACGTCAAGCGTGTGCAGCCTGCAAGCATCAAAGAAAAAAGTGCTCCCAGAATTGTATATTGTCGCCGTTTTTTCCaccagaaaaaaaagaaaaattccaaGCAGTGCATAAACTTTTCGGCGTGAGTAATATCTCCAAGTTATTGAAAGGACTTCACACTTTAGATGAGCGCAAGAGGGCTATTGATTCATTAATATGGGAAGCCGAAGCGAGGGAACGAGATCCAATCGAAGGAGGTTTCGGTGCGTTCAAGAAGATCAACGTGGAATTAATATCCCTCACGAATCACGTGCGCATATCAAATCAACCAGGACTACCCAAGATTGGTACCAATACAATCTCGAGTGATAGCAAGGCGTTAATGAGTTGGGAAAACAGTGCTAACAATGGGTACGCATATGGAGCGTATGGCAATGTTAGTAATGTTGCTAACAACAATTATATCCCCAGTAATGGTAGATATAATAATATTAATACTAATGGATATAAAGAAGCGGAACGGGCATTTGGATATCAAGGATTCTCTGTCCTGCCTCATGAACAGTTTCATCGTCAATATTTTCAATCCG ACCAACAGAATGGAGTGGTGAATGAGAAGTCGGATGATAGCCAAAGCCTAGTACAGGAAGTCATGAAGGATGATCCAATATTATAA